From a single Chitinophaga sp. Cy-1792 genomic region:
- a CDS encoding S41 family peptidase, with protein MRPNLTLRLLTAFALLSLCFAACKKDMATNSGGNKPSSGIVSFNDSIFDVFKDIYLWTDAVPDSATFKPDSYPSAGAMFDSLIGFKKDANGANLDRYSFIDDGTTSKVLSGQAGDMGFQVGYQTSTELRVVYVYPGSPADKAGIKRGWQVTSVNGTTTFGLNTATYTILDNAFSASSATFIFKKPDGTSQTSTLAAASYSLNPVLYSHSYTLSGVNVGYLVFNTFVQLSVVQPELDSIFGAWKTAGVNNVIIDLRYNGGGYAETAEYIANKLAPTTVANSLMYTAYFNTGVTNGTFGWLFKTMKATPNYPNYFWTDIYHSEATTYAKTNFAGTTGFFGNGIKLTFLVTHNTVSASELLYNVLIPSMSPKLVGSQTYGKPTGFIDINFGTTDMFAVCMQNKNSAGNGDYFSGFSPNISVLDDYTNDWGSFSDPLLKAALLDMGVPASVFARQANVESTRSALIPKFYTQGNKFQGTIQKFKRN; from the coding sequence ATGCGACCAAATCTTACCCTAAGGCTACTCACTGCCTTTGCCCTGCTAAGCCTCTGCTTTGCAGCCTGTAAAAAGGATATGGCAACCAACAGTGGTGGCAATAAACCCTCCAGCGGGATAGTATCCTTCAACGATAGCATTTTCGACGTATTTAAAGATATTTACCTTTGGACGGATGCCGTTCCGGATTCCGCTACCTTTAAGCCAGATAGTTACCCCTCCGCCGGAGCCATGTTCGACTCCCTCATCGGGTTCAAAAAAGATGCTAACGGCGCTAACCTCGACAGATACAGCTTCATCGACGATGGCACCACCTCTAAAGTACTGTCAGGACAAGCCGGCGACATGGGCTTCCAGGTAGGTTATCAGACTTCAACAGAACTCCGCGTAGTATACGTTTATCCCGGCTCCCCAGCCGATAAAGCAGGCATTAAAAGAGGCTGGCAGGTTACCTCCGTTAACGGTACCACCACTTTTGGCCTGAACACTGCCACCTATACCATATTAGACAACGCATTCAGCGCCTCATCTGCCACCTTTATCTTCAAAAAACCTGATGGTACCAGCCAGACTTCTACCCTCGCCGCTGCCAGTTATTCACTTAATCCGGTGCTCTACTCCCATTCCTATACCCTCAGCGGAGTCAATGTAGGATACCTGGTATTCAATACCTTCGTTCAGTTAAGCGTGGTACAGCCAGAGCTGGACAGCATTTTCGGCGCATGGAAAACTGCTGGTGTTAACAATGTAATCATCGACCTGAGATATAACGGTGGCGGATATGCAGAAACAGCGGAATATATCGCCAATAAACTGGCGCCAACAACCGTGGCCAATTCCCTCATGTATACTGCCTATTTCAATACCGGTGTAACCAATGGCACTTTCGGATGGCTGTTTAAAACCATGAAAGCCACTCCGAATTACCCTAATTACTTCTGGACAGATATCTACCATTCAGAAGCAACGACCTACGCTAAAACCAATTTCGCAGGTACTACCGGCTTCTTTGGCAATGGCATCAAACTTACTTTTCTGGTAACACACAATACCGTTTCAGCCAGCGAATTGCTCTATAACGTATTGATCCCCAGCATGAGCCCTAAACTGGTAGGTAGCCAGACGTATGGTAAACCAACCGGATTTATCGATATTAATTTCGGTACAACAGATATGTTTGCTGTATGTATGCAGAATAAAAACTCGGCCGGCAACGGTGATTATTTCTCCGGATTCTCACCAAACATCAGCGTACTGGATGATTATACCAACGACTGGGGTAGTTTTTCAGATCCGCTGTTGAAAGCTGCCTTACTGGATATGGGTGTTCCAGCCAGCGTATTCGCCCGCCAGGCTAATGTAGAATCTAC